The Salvia splendens isolate huo1 chromosome 21, SspV2, whole genome shotgun sequence genome includes a window with the following:
- the LOC121783750 gene encoding F-box/kelch-repeat protein At3g06240-like produces the protein METLHLPEEIVTEILSRLPVKSLLRFRCVSKSWRRLIGSKQFIKHHLDISSRHPNFERRQVIFLSLSKSPNFEFKRCSVRSYWDDPSVNPLPICDPINDHLTVSSEIIGHSGGLVCIFNEPMSLILWNPATRISVQLPELDCCDRIIKCGIGWDGESDAYKVFAVLSMKNNESKMMGSIYSSETNSWKAIEEYGSVDLNHWIGEFVCGRMHWIVGSGWIETFDLKSEVFGRIELPEIVDGWFPTVDLDSEIQGRLNLVYCDMNCDYARRRLWEMKEYGVDDSWVSYRLPHVKEPESTYMAWGIEKGEVKLYPRDNIFGCGPECCYVESLVQPVSDNNDA, from the coding sequence ATGGAGACTCTCCATCTTCCCGAGGAAATCGTGACAGAAATACTATCGAGACTTCCGGTGAAATCGCTCTTGAGATTCAGGTGCGTTTCGAAATCATGGCGCCGTTTAATTGGTAGCAAACAATTCATCAAACACCATCTCGATATATCAAGCCGCCACCCAAATTTTGAGCGTCGTCAAGTCATCTTCCTCTCCCTTTCAAAAAGCCCTAATTTCGAATTCAAGCGATGCTCCGTGCGCTCCTACTGGGATGATCCATCTGTTAATCCTCTCCCCATCTGCGATCCGATCAACGATCATCTCACCGTTAGTAGTGAAATCATAGGCCATTCCGGTGGGCTGGTTTGCATTTTCAATGAACCAATGTCTCTCATTTTGTGGAACCCCGCCACTAGAATCTCCGTCCAATTGCCCGAACTAGACTGCTGCGATCGTATCATAAAGTGCGGGATAGGTTGGGATGGGGAGAGTGATGCGTACAAGGTGTTTGCTGTTTTGTCCATGAAGAATAATGAGAGCAAAATGATGGGTAGCATTTACAGCAGCGAGACGAATTCATGGAAAGCGATAGAGGAGTACGGGAGTGTTGATTTGAATCATTGGATTGGGGAGTTTGTGTGTGGGAGGATGCATTGGATTGTGGGGAGTGGATGGATTGAGACGTTCGACTTGAAGAGCGAGGTGTTTGGGAGGATAGAGCTTCCGGAGATTGTCGATGGATGGTTTCCGACGGTAGATTTGGATTCCGAAATACAGGGGCGCCTGAACTTGGTGTACTGTGATATGAATTGTGATTATGCAAGGAGAAGACTTTGGGAGATGAAGGAATATGGGGTGGATGATTCATGGGTGTCGTATCGTCTTCCTCATGTGAAAGAACCGGAATCAACTTACATGGCTTGGGGGATTGAGAAGGGAGAGGTGAAGTTATATCCACGTGACAACATTTTCGGTTGTGGTCCAGAGTGTTGCTACGTTGAGAGTTTGGTGCAACCAGTTTCCGATAACAACGATGCTTGA
- the LOC121784451 gene encoding F-box protein CPR1-like — MQSYADDPSVNPLPIDDPINGHLTDSSEIVGHSSGLVCIYNEPMALVLWNPATRISVQLAELDCCDGIVKGGIGWDGESDAHKVFAVLCMKNDESKMMGSIYSSKTNSWKAMEEYGSVDLNNWIGVFVYGKMHWIVESGWIETFDLKSGVFGRIELPEIVDGLFPTVDLDSEIQGCLRLVYWDMKCDDAMRRVWEMKEYGVDDSWVSYRLPHLKEPESTYMAWGIEKGEMKLYPRDNIVDCGPACCYVESLVLPVWE; from the coding sequence ATGCAATCCTACGCGGATGATCCATCTGTTAATCCTCTCCCCATCGACGATCCGATCAACGGCCATCTCACCGATAGTAGTGAGATCGTAGGCCATTCGAGTGGGCTGGTTTGCATTTATAATGAACCGATGGCTCTCGTTTTGTGGAACCCCGCCACTAGAATCTCCGTCCAATTGGCCGAGCTAGACTGCTGCGATGGTATCGTAAAAGGCGGGATAGGTTGGGATGGGGAGAGTGATGCGCACAAGGTGTTTGCTGTTTTGTGTATGAAGAATGATGAGAGCAAAATGATGGGTAGCATTTACAGCAGCAAGACGAATTCATGGAAAGCGATGGAGGAGTACGGGAGTGTTGATTTGAATAATTGGATTGGGGTGTTTGTGTATGGGAAGATGCATTGGATTGTGGAAAGTGGATGGATTGAGACGTTCGACTTGAAGAGCGGGGTGTTTGGGAGGATAGAGCTTCCGGAGATTGTGGATGGATTGTTTCCGACGGTAGATTTGGATTCCGAGATACAGGGGTGCCTGAGATTAGTGTACTGGGATATGAAGTGTGATGATGCAATGAGAAGAGTTTGGGAGATGAAGGAATATGGGGTGGATGATTCATGGGTGTCGTATCGTCTTCCTCATCTGAAGGAACCGGAATCAACTTACATGGCTTGGGGGATTGAGAAGGGAGAGATGAAGTTATATCCACGTGACAACATTGTCGATTGTGGTCCAGCGTGTTGCTACGTTGAGAGTTTGGTGCTACCAGTTTGGGAGTAG
- the LOC121783435 gene encoding desmethyl-deoxy-podophyllotoxin synthase-like, whose translation MEFNTSSIILLISTLMFVFVFMFVLFRSSKSNTNLPPGPRKLPMIGNLHLLAGSTPPHQTLAHLATKHGPLMHLKLGQVDAVVVSSPETAKQIFKTNDVAFASRPSLLATEINCYGNTDIAFSPYGDYWRQLRKICKLRLLTARRVQSFRPIREAEVSDLCKLIALRENSTISLTKMVRTTNLNVMIMAAFGGKRGEVAELRDMIEEAHDFFTFFSIVDVFPSLKFLRLFSGMKRKIEEHHRRLDRITGSIIEDRRRRERDGGGGDEGDFLGVLLNLQGDGSLEIPLTTDNIKAVLLDGAGIESSTTTVEWALAEMLKNPRVLNKAQDEVRGVFDGQNYVDESRFDELNYLKLIIKETLRLHTSGPLLLPRQSRETCVIGKYQIPAKTWVLVNAWAIGRDPEHWEDAEAFKPERFLEKSVDFNGSALEYIPFGAGRRICPGVGFGIANVELELAMLLYHFDWILPHGKEPQELDMMESSGLSGRRKFSLNVIPVIRRPLHLT comes from the exons ATGGAGTTCAATACATCCTCCATCATCCTTCTTATTTCCACCTTgatgttcgtgttcgtgttcatGTTCGTGCTATTCAGATCAAGCAAGTCAAACACAAATCTCCCTCCGGGCCCCCGCAAGTTGCCTATGATAGGCAACTTGCATCTCCTCGCGGGCTCCACCCCGCCCCACCAAACCCTCGCACACCTAGCCACCAAACACGGCCCCTTGATGCACCTAAAACTCGGCCAAGTCGACGCCGTCGTGGTCTCCTCTCCAGAAACCGCCAAGCAAATCTTCAAAACAAACGACGTCGCATTCGCCTCCCGCCCCTCCCTCCTCGCCACGGAGATCAACTGCTACGGCAACACCGACATCGCCTTCTCCCCCTACGGCGACTACTGGCGCCAGCTCCGGAAAATCTGCAAgctccgcctcctcacggcgcGGCGCGTGCAGTCGTTCCGGCCAATTAGAGAGGCGGAAGTCTCAGATCTCTGCAAATTGATTGCTCTTCGCGAAAATTCAACGATCAGTCTGACAAAAATGGTCAGAACCACGAATCTTAATGTGATGATCATGGCGGCGTTTGGGGGAAAGAGGGGAGAAGTGGCGGAATTGAGAGATATGATTGAAGAAGCTCACGATTTTTTCACTTTCTTCAGCATTGTTGATGTGTTTCCTTCCTTGAAATTCCTGCGGTTGTTCAGCGGAATGAAGAGGAAGATCGAGGAGCATCACCGCCGGCTGGACAGGATAACGGGGAGTATTATTGAGGATAGACGGCGGCGAGAGCGagatggcggcggcggtgatGAAGGTGATTTCCTTGGTGTTCTGCTAAATTTACAAGGTGATGGATCGCTTGAGATTCCGTTAACAACTGACAACATCAAAGCTGTTTTGCTG GATGGTGCTGGGATTGAGTCATCAACCACAACTGTGGAATGGGCATTGGCAGAAATGCTCAAGAACCCAAGGGTTCTGAACAAGGCACAAGACGAGGTAAGAGGCGTTTTCGATGGCCAAAACTATGTAGACGAAAGCCGCTTTGATGAGCTAAACTACCTCAAATTAATCATCAAAGAAACTCTCCGTTTGCACACGTCCGGGCCTCTCCTGCTCCCGAGGCAAAGCAGAGAGACCTGCGTGATTGGAAAATACCAAATTCCGGCCAAAACATGGGTTCTGGTGAACGCGTGGGCCATTGGAAGAGACCCCGAGCATTGGGAGGATGCAGAAGCCTTTAAGCCAGAAAGGTTTCTTGAAAAAAGTGTTGATTTCAATGGGAGCGCGTTGGAGTACATCCCTTTTGGCGCGGGCAGAAGGATTTGCCCGGGAGTCGGGTTTGGGATCGCGAACGTGGAACTAGAATTAGCGATGCTACTGTACCATTTCGATTGGATTCTGCCTCATGGAAAGGAGCCACAAGAATTGGATATGATGGAGAGCTCAGGGCTTTCAGGTCGGAGGAAATTCAGTCTTAATGTGATTCCTGTTATTAGGAGGCCTTTGCACTTGACATGA